In a genomic window of Primulina huaijiensis isolate GDHJ02 chromosome 10, ASM1229523v2, whole genome shotgun sequence:
- the LOC140985917 gene encoding uncharacterized protein, whose translation MNPTFQFDAISSSSYSLSDNEDDIQFFENLQNRSNAILTTISREQNLVDSYIIQQEKEVTHGSSISGHIFIRRDREIADRKLFNDYFAENPVYNEAMFRRRFRMSRNLFLRIVDGIQNDDVYFIQRSDSLGRLGLSTNQKATAALRMLAYALPADATDEYIQIG comes from the coding sequence ATGAATCCAACTTTTCAATTTGATGCAATATCGTCTAGCTCATATTCATTGTCAGATAATGAAGATGATATTCAATTCTTCGAAAATCTCCAAAACAGAAGTAATGCAATACTGACAACTATATCTCGAGAACAAAATTTGGTTGATTCCTACATCAtccaacaagaaaaagaagtcACACATGGAAGTTCAATTTCGGGTCACATATTCATTCGACGCGACCGTGAAATTGCTGATCGTAAGTTGTTTAACGACTATTTTGCTGAAAATCCAGTATATAATGAAGCAATGTTCCGTAGACGATTTCGAATGTCTCGGAATCTTTTCCTTCGGATAGTAGATGGTATACAGAATGACGATGTTTATTTCATACAACGAAGTGATAGTTTAGGACGGCTCGGGCTGTCGACTAATCAAAAAGCAACTGCTGCATTGAGAATGCTAGCATATGCCTTACCTGCTGATGCTACTGATGAATACATCCAAATAGGATAA
- the LOC140985918 gene encoding uncharacterized protein, translated as MQCFCRAIVEVFSEQYLRSPTANDVARLLYIGKQRCFSEMLGSLDCMHWRWKNCPTAWAGQYAGRSGSPTIILEAVADYDLWIWHAYFGIPGTNNDINVLESSSLFSNLAQGITPPAHYNIGSKEYDTGYYLADSIFAKWSTIVQTIHDPRGPKKHYFAMKQESCRKDVERAFRVLQSRFAIVASPARGWKKNHLHDIMKACIIMHNMIIEDERDLSAPIQDAREAPTPVVEIVVNEHIRFQEFLARYKKIKDKDAHFVLRNALIDHLWDEYGHSNI; from the coding sequence ATGCAATGCTTTTGTCGAGCTATAGTGGAAGTTTTTTCTGAGCAGTACTTGAGATCACCTACGGCCAATGATGTTGCTAGACTACTCTATATTGGCAAACAACGATGTTTTTCTGAAATGTTGGGAAGTCTCGACTGTATGCATTGGAGGTGGAAAAATTGCCCCACGGCTTGGGCGGGACAATATGCAGGTCGTAGTGGTTCTCCAACAATCATTTTAGAAGCGGTGGCTGATTATGATCTTTGGATATGGCATGCATATTTTGGTATACCCGGAACCAATaatgatataaatgttttaGAGTCGTCCAGTCTATTTTCCAATCTTGCACAAGGAATTACTCCTCCAGCTCATTACAATATTGGAAGCAAAGAATATGATACTGGATATTATCTAGCTGATAGTATTTTTGCGAAATGGTCAACTATTGTGCAGACTATTCATGATCCGCGTGGTCCAAAGAAGCATTATTTTGCGATGAAACAAGAGTCATGCAGGAAAGATGTGGAGCGTGCATTTCGCGTTCTTCAATCACGATTTGCAATTGTGGCATCTCCCGCCCGTGGTTGGaagaaaaatcatttgcatgatATAATGAAAGCATGCATTATAATGCACAATATGATAATCGAAGATGAACGTGATCTTAGTGCACCAATTCAAGATGCGAGGGAAGCACCGACTCCAGTggtagaaattgttgtcaatgAACATATcagatttcaagaatttctggctcgatataaaaaaataaaagacaaagacGCCCACTTTGTATTACGAAATGCTTTGATTGATCATTTATGGGATGAATATGgtcattcaaatatttga
- the LOC140985779 gene encoding disease resistance protein RPM1-like, which translates to MAESAASFLFNRLNLFLQQEQELLGGIGDNAVYIRDELGQMRAFLRAADEKEETDPQLKEWVKKVREITYDTEDVLERYMLKLAHLHCDADGYKRYVKKMYASVKKLILRHQIASEFRKIKLRMENVAKTQLRFKDIYGFKNQESSSSSKTYDTRGDALLLEEEEVVGIEEPKKQLVEWLKQTDDGLMVISVVGMGGLGKTTLVKKIYDDSSVNANFDCHVWVTVSENIDLDRLLRDMINQLTSEAKLQPPENLEAMNGDGMKEHVYKFLKDKTYMIVLDDVWKVDVWESIRYSFPRNNARGRIIITTRLYNIGNAACIETGGHLYNLAPLTAENSEKLFYRKAFPRNSCPSYLNEISKSILQRCEGLPLAIVVIGGLLATKNNNFEDWKIFEGTIGLELQGDYLKRLNKLLSLSYYDLPYYLKACFLYLSIFPEDYLLTKLELIRIWIAEGFVEPKDGKTQEEIAETYLNELLNRSLIGVAETSLDGAPLSFRIHDILREYIILKSRDQNLFTGTSEGDMTRPDKIRRMAIHSRSKGTYNVKYLRSLFWLDFSEYAESVLVFHEVLGHCRILKVLSLRKAPIDSIPNDVFKLYHLKYLNLSGTNISVIPKSIGNLQILETLNLDRSKVTEFPVEILKLRKLRHILVGTSDSTNPSSVVAQGCKAPYEIGSYLTSLQTLRWIDADEADGIKIVQQVGMLTQLRCLGITKLRREDGRDLCLSLVNLTNLRELDISSINEDEVIDLDHSLSSLPLPFLRMICLCGRLEKLPRCAYSLHGLAVLGLWGSRLREDPLEHLGDLPNLVRLEIAIFAYEGEELIFKSRKFQKLETLCLGKLRGLRCVRVEKDSMPRLVRLDLWDCERMEELPEGIEHLINLQHVEFVNMSEKFNGGHMWKLAHVPRVEIWVN; encoded by the coding sequence ATGGCAGAGAGTGCGGCATCGTTTCTCTTCAATCGGCTTAATCTCTTCCTCCAACAGGAGCAAGAATTGCTTGGAGGGATCGGAGACAATGCCGTGTATATTCGAGATGAATTGGGACAGATGAGGGCATTCCTTCGAGCTGCTGATGAGAAAGAAGAAACTGATCCCCAACTAAAAGAATGGGTCAAGAAAGTGCGCGAGATCACTTATGACACTGAAGATGTCCTCGAAAGATACATGCTCAAACTAGCCCATTTACATTGTGATGCAGATGGATACAAACGATACGTCAAGAAGATGTATGCCTCGGTAAAAAAATTGATACTTCGCCATCAAATTGCATCTGAATTCCGAAAAATCAAGTTAAGAATGGAAAATGTTGCCAAGACTCAACTGAGATTCAAAGACATTTATGGTTTCAAGAATCAAGAGTCAAGCAGTAGCAGTAAAACGTATGACACACGAGGTGATGCGCTTCTATTGGAAGAAGAGGAGGTTGTGGGCATTGAAGAACCAAAGAAACAGCTTGTCGAGTGGCTTAAGCAGACTGATGATGGGCTTATGGTCATTTCAGTGGTTGGCATGGGTGGGTTGGGGAAAACAACCCTTGTTAAAAAGATCTATGATGATTCATCAGTAAACGCCAATTTCGATTGCCATGTGTGGGTTACTGTTTCAGAGAATATCGACTTAGATCGTCTTTTGCGGGACATGATTAACCAGCTTACTAGCGAAGCCAAGCTACAACCACCAGAAAATCTGGAAGCAATGAATGGCGACGGAATGAAAGAACATGTTTATAAGTTTCTCAAGGATAAAACTTACATGATTGTCCTAGATGATGTTTGGAAAGTCGATGTATGGGAATCCATCAGGTATTCATTTCCAAGAAATAATGCTCGTGGCCGCATCATCATCACGACTCGCTTATACAACATAGGCAATGCTGCTTGTATCGAGACCGGTGGCCATTTGTATAATTTAGCTCCTTTGACTGCTGAAAATTCGGAAAAATTGTTTTACAGAAAGGCATTTCCACGAAACTCATGTCCTTCCTATTTAAACGAAATCTCGAAAAGCATCTTACAGAGGTGCGAGGGCTTGCCGCTTGCAATTGTTGTGATTGGTGGGCTCCTAGCAACCAAGAACAACAATTTTGAAGATTGGAAAATATTTGAGGGTACCATTGGTCTTGAATTACAGGGAGACTATCTCAAAAGATTGAACAAACTGCTGTCACTCAGTTATTATGACTTGCCATACTATCTCAAAGCATGCTTCTTATACTTGAGCATCTTTCCAGAAGATTATTTGCTCACAAAGTTGGAGTTAATTCGTATATGGATAGCAGAAGGTTTTGTGGAGCCAAAAGATGGAAAGACACAGGAAGAAATCGCAGAGACCTATCTTAATGAGCTTCTCAACAGAAGTCTAATTGGGGTAGCAGAAACATCTCTCGATGGAGCCCCACTATCGTTTCGTATCCATGACATTCTACGAGAATACATCATTTTGAAATCTAGAGATCAAAATCTGTTTACAGGAACTAGCGAAGGGGACATGACTCGTCCTGATAAGATCCGACGCATGGCAATTCATAGTAGATCTAAAGGGACATACAATGTAAAGTATCTTCGCTCTTTGTTTTGGTTGGATTTTTCAGAATATGCAGAATCAGTACTCGTCTTCCATGAGGTTTTGGGGCATTGCAGAATATTGAAGGTATTGAGTCTAAGAAAAGCTCCAATAGATAGCATCCCAAATGATGTATTCAAACTATATCACCTCAAATATCTCAACTTAAGTGGAACAAATATCTCTGTCATTCCAAAATCAATCGGAAATCTTCAAATCCTAGAGACATTAAATCTCGACCGATCCAAAGTGACAGAATTCCCCGTTGAGATTCTGAAGCTTCGCAAACTTCGGCATATCCTAGTAGGAACGTCCGACAGCACAAATCCATCCTCAGTTGTTGCACAAGGCTGTAAGGCGCCGTATGAAATAGGATCTTACTTGACATCCTTACAAACTCTTCGTTGGATAGATGCAGACGAAGCGGATGGCATTAAAATAGTGCAACAAGTAGGGATGCTAACTCAACTCCGATGTTTGGGCATCACAAAACTGAGAAGAGAAGATGGAAGGGATCTTTGCTTGTCGCTAGTGAATCTCACCAACCTGCGGGAGCTTGACATTTCATCCATTAATGAGGATGAGGTGATTGATTTGGATCACTCTTTGTCTTCTTTACCTTTGCCATTTCTTCGTATGATTTGTCTGTGCGGACGTTTGGAGAAGCTTCCTCGGTGCGCATATTCGCTTCATGGGCTTGCTGTACTAGGACTATGGGGGAGTAGACTGAGAGAGGATCCATTAGAACACCTTGGAGATTTGCCCAATCTGGTACGCCTAGAGATTGCTATATTTGCATATGAAGGCGAAGAATTGATTTTCAAGAGCAGAAAATTTCAGAAGCTTGAAACATTGTGTCTAGGGAAATTAAGAGGGTTGAGATGTGTGAGAGTGGAGAAGGATTCCATGCCTCGCCTGGTACGATTGGATTTATGGGATTGTGAACGAATGGAGGAGTTGCCGGAGGGCATCGAGCATTTGATCAATCTTCAGCATGTGGAATTCGTGAATATGTCAGAGAAATTCAATGGAGGGCATATGTGGAAGCTTGCGCACGTCCCCAGAGTTGAGATTTGGGTGAATTGA